The segment TGCACATCTCTCACCAGTCAGTCCGATACAGCAGTATAGTCCTCCCGACTTAATCAGGTGATCCCAGGGGCCTGGACTCCCAAGCAGTCGCAGTTTGTCTCTGAGACGTTCCCTCATCAGCATGCACCTCTCACCTGCACCCCTCAGAGCCCCTTGCCTGAGAGAGAAGCCTCACATCAGTCACTTAACAATGTAAAAAGCCTCATCCACAGCAAAGTGCTTTATGCCTCAAGTGCCTGAGATTTATACGCTGCTATTCAGCGGCACAACCATTATATGTGCACTGTTATGCAGTATTAATCTTTTAGTCCTGCCTCAAATCGGGGTATAATAGTGCATGATGAATCGAAATTGCATGGGTGGAAAACATCAATGGTAAAATGGCACAGAACTAGCAAGCCAGCTGTTTTTCTTCAAAGATCTTAAATAGTGTTGTATACTAAGCATTACCTTACATTTTTTCATGGAGCTAATTACattcttttgtcttttgttcACGATCTAGCCACAAGTTCAGGCCTTTCAGCCACATCTTTTGCACACATGTATTAActcttttataaaaataaactataggcttaagaaaaaaaaactgtttgagAAAGACCCTTTTCTGTtctactgtgcacaaagcgaggttcataaagacatgatttaacACGTTTAAtgtagaggaactccagtgaccagagctctgacctcattCACACTGAACACTCACACTTTAACACACCTTTTATTTAACATGCCTGACATTTTTGCTAATGGGGCAcagatttccacagacacactccaaaatcttgaggAAAGGCTTCCCAAAACAATAGAAATGGATCTatccctctgtctgtctgtctgtctgtctgtctgtctgtctgtctatctatctatctatctatctattggtctgtctgtctgtctatctagctatctatctctCTACCTTCctatctttctctctctctctctctctccctctctctctatctatataTCACAGACAATACCCAGCATGGATCCACTACATGTGGACAACTCTGGAGAATGGGTCACCACACTGCCTCTGGGGAGGCTTGCTCAACGAGGACTGTTCCAAACATGACACTCCCAAATGGCCATGACGCCGGCTGAGTTTTCTGTAAATAGGTAACGTGTGCTGGCCTCATACGGCAGCAGAAACCTGGACAGGTTTACCAGACAGAAGAACTAGCAACTGATATATAGAAGGACTCCCATCTAAAGAGAACTACTGCTTATGAGGTGCAGATGACTGTCAATTAAAATGAACGGCATGTCAATCATCTGCgccctccgtgccccctctgccgtGCAAAATTGACATTGCAGAAGGTCATGACTCCAGCGTGGCTCTTATGGCCTGATGTAATTGTATTAAcattgttaatatttaaattggCTTACCATTCAACCAGATGTGCGGGATTGCTGAGCACTGTCGCAACCAGTCTAGCACCTCCCGATGGTGGGCGGGACCAGAGAGTTCGGACGATCTTCTCTGCCTGGGATTGGACAGCCAGCAGAGAACCATTTTCCTTCAGAACAAACAGCAGGTGAGCCACTCTCTCTCCTGAGAATGTATAATTGGACAAAATCCATTatcaaaacattattttatcttACCTGAAGTATTGAGTGTGGTTGTAACTCGGACAATGTGAATGTTCATTCTGTCAGTACCAGTTTACACAGTCAAACGTTATCATTCACTTGTGAGGGAAATGTAATTATCATAATACTCGAATGGTCTTTTCTGTGTCTATATAATTAAGGCTGGTTTAACTGAACCATTAGAATGAGCCAAAAACATTACAATGAGAAAGTTCTGGGAGTTCTGTACAGATAATAAAATGCTTATGATTTTCACATATAAAGTCAATAATGTCACTTGGCGTCactgtacatggaacagtggtatttCTGCTAAGGTTGGGATAAAAACCCAAAACGTCTTACAATGCTGAAAGATGTCTGGATGGTCTGATAAAATCCAAGAATTTCCTTATACGATCTGccataaattagaagctgctgaaacacgTGAGCTTTAAAAAGGTACAGTGTTGTGATAATAGTTTTATGCTGATCATGCAGGCAAAGAAAAAGTAGGAGCAGAGGATTCTTTTCTGACCTCATGGCAGATCTGACCATATGGACTAATTTTCTCTCACAATAACGTGACAGCTTATGATTCCTTTCCAGCCTTGGTAAGAAACCCCTGTTTCATGTACAGTTTATTCTGTGCAGTTTAAACTTGCTCTTTGTATGAGCATGGAGAAGTCACACTAAAGTAAATCGCAATTACTAACAACTAAGGGCCATACTATCCAAAACCTACTAAGCTTTAACTTTTACAAATTTTGAACTTGGTCACTTTTTTAAACAGAGCTTGTTGAATTTGGCAGGGAATGAAATGGAATCTATAGGGCCCGACTAGCATGGTTATGGTATTTGCTGTAATATAAAGTCATCGGTCATTTATGAATGTATGAAGCCATGTTTGCTTTTACCATATAGGCTGAAATTGTGAGAGAAAGACTGAGCACACAGTAGTTCCATCCCCAGTGACACGCAGTATCTCAGAATCCAGGAATCCTGCTCCATGTCTCGGCTACACAAACCCTGAGCCGGCAGCAGGAAGAAGGGCAGAAGCCGACGCCTCTAtaagacaaataaagaaatgtgaTGGATgaaacaataatgataaaagcAAGTTGTGCTCTGAAATAATTCATGATAAAACTCTCATATATGAAAGACAAACTTCCAACAAGTCATTCATTCTCAGATTCAGTtccattatttgataaaaatgtatgCTTTCTCTGCTCTGAACACCTGAATTATCTTATCAGGATTTATCTCATTGACCCAAGCTTCCCAAAAAGGTCTGCaataaattagaagctgctggacaCGTTCCTGTCTGCAGTCTAAGGTACAAGTAAACAAAACCATGCTTCAAAATCAAAACTCTAAAGCTGACCAAAGTATGTTGCTAATCACATGGACAAAATAGTTGCTGCTGGAGAGTTTTGTGATCAGATAAAACAAAGATTAAGTTATTTAGTCACCGGGATCAAAAGTATAAAGGGGGGATTTAAACTCAACAACACTGGTGATGGTAGCATTAGGGAACTGATGCACTGCAGAAAACTGATAGAATTATGAAAAGAGAAGGTCACCTTGAACATAAATGGGGTGTTTTAGATGAAAAGATAGGCCAAAAGTGACAGATGAAAGCAAAAAAAGCGCTTAGGGACTTATAATCACAAAGAGTAGGTGTGCTGGATTGATCTAATTGATCAAAGCTTTATGAAATGAATAAAGCGTGATTGAGCAGAGAACCTGCAATGATTGAACTATTTTTCTACAGTAATTTTGCAAATGCATGTGGGCACCTGACAGTGAGCTTTTAGTAATACAGACACATCCCCTTCTGTTTTTGCAGCTATAAGAGCCTCAATTTTAAAGGTGCTTAACTGGGCTAAGGTCAAGACTGAAGTGTAGAGGCCACTGAAGTTTATAGACCTCACTTTGTCAACAGGGGAACAGTCATACTTTACCAGAAAACTGGAAGTAGACAAATtatttgattataataataatgatttaacTTTTAAACATCTGTgtctaaaacacctaaactcagtaattagaagaggtgtcacAAACCCTTACTGTGTGAAGGTGATTTGGTATGGACAACGTACCACCATAACTTCAGTCACACGTTTCCATTCTTCTTGTAAAAGATCGGCTCCGGTGGGAAAGTGTCCTGAAGCGGACAGGACCACCAAACTTTGATCTGGAGCCTTGTCCAGGTCCTCCTCCATTTCCTTTATACAAACGCAGCGATTTATGTTGTTCCAGTAACGATAATGCTGCACATCCCCAATGCCCGCTGCTTTAAAGATAGCTGGTAGGGactcttaaaaaaaaagtgtaaactAATTTTATGGgttaaaaaaagagaagaaaacgaagaatgcctttgtcatatatacatatacacatacaagtACAATGAAATCCTTTtgccacatatcccagcttgtttagaagctggggtcagagtgcagggccagccattgtatggcacttctagagcagacagggttaacggccttgctcaaggacccaacagtggctgcatagcagagcctggattaaAATCAAAATAACTATGTTAGCAGTTTTATGTGATGCTTATATGTGATTATATTGTATTACTGCATTATTTGGAGTAGAATTTGAATTAGTTCTTGGGATTCCTTTTGGGATGATTAACATGAATAGTCACCAAGCCACCAAAGACCTGAAGAGCCACCATCCTCCATTTAGCTTTATTACCAATCTCAAATGTCTGATCCAGCTGATCATATTTTAATATGAGCCTCATCTGCTGGATCATTATGTTTGAAGCAGGCTGGAACAAAACTGAGGTGGTAGATCTCCAGCAGGAGGGTTGACATTCACTGGTTTAGATCACTTTTTTTAGACTAAGAGGAACCCAACACTTTTCTTAATGTTATCTTGACACATACCATCACATGGCGAGGGTAGGAAAACACTGCCAGGCCAGGAGGAATTGAGGCAGTAGCAGTTCCTTATCAACTCTGCTCCAAGACGAAGTGCTCCTGAGATGCCCACTGTCTGCACTCCCAAAACCTTCAGAAAATAAAGCAACAATGTTGAGATCCTACCTGCCATTCATTTCATTACAAACACCCCACATCTTGATCAACACTAATGACATCTGTTGTTTAATCGTTTTTGTCCTCCCAGTCTGTATATACTTTAGCACCCCTTGCCGCTTGAACAACACCCTCGCTGTTCAAGGGGAATTGCAAACCAGCACACACCTACTCCTACTCTGCGTAAATGTGCCATTCCACCAAATGAGTGCCATTTGCCTGTAGTAACTCGGTGAAATTAaactactcagaatgtgttttggTCAATCTCAGGCaccttgtttaatttttataagGTTTATAAGTGAAAGATGGTTGTATATGAGTAACAGAACTATGTTTTTAAGATTGTACTAATTAGATTCAATACAACAGGgagttattattaacattttaaattatatatccaAAATTTGCAATTAGATCAATGTGCGGGACACTTTGCTCAATTAAGTAAattttcatatacatttatacgtATAATGTTCTAGGGACGGAAATGGCACAGATTCAGCAAAAAGGCCCAAATTCTTACTCATTACAAATGAATTTTATCAGTCTGACATAGAGACAAGACAAGTTCAGGACACACTTGACcatttataattatatagtGATGGTACTCCTGtacctttttttattacaataacAGGTCAACAATCACACACAACCGTCCCTGAAACAGCCTAAACAATATTTGGACATACCACAACAAACCATATCCAACCCAATCTTATTTTATTAAAGCCTAGACTACTCTAAACCAAGCTAATTCAACCATACCTAATTCCTAACTAAGTAATACCTCACCTAACTAAGTAACCTAACCCTACCATGATATACACTCAGGAATATTTACCTCGATGGTATTATTTTAGCTTATTCTAAAGGCTAATGTAGAGATACAAccatttttttcctttattgtgcgattctaaaaaaaataaacaaataaatacattattctaCTGTAAAAGCACTTATGGGAAATTATACACAGCTGTACAATACACTGCTTTtttgtacattaaaaatataggCACTAAAGGCAGAAAATGCACCATTATAAAATACCTACATTGGTACATGTTTTGCAAACCAAAGAGGATTTGCATTTTAATGAAATTAGCATTTTGTGTGTTTAGTAGTCAGTCATTAAAGAGGCACTGATTCCGAGGCACTGTGTAAACACAGTACATACCTTATTTGTACTCTATACTagaagtgtattttttttttactgtatgttAGGTGTATGTGTTATTTGGTAGGTTTTTGGGGGGTCTGGGAATACTCAAAATAGTTTTCTGTATAAACTTATTGACTCAGttgtcaactatttaaacctctaccccatacacattgccatggtgtcaCCAACGACATGAAATACCCCCGTCCCCCCCTTCCCTAAACCAGGCATcctctttttttcaaaaaaccaaaatatggtcaccctagttaTGGTTAGCTTAAGGTTATGCCATAGCTTTGTCTAAACTGATGCCACATTTGAAAGCTACATATTTATTATCTTATTTAGATAATTGATTTTGTACTTGTGCCAGGAATGGGTGTGGCTTAAACACCAgaacttaataattaagaaaggtGCGCATATACTTTTATATAGCGCATCTATTATTCAAAGTACCAACCCAGCAACAAGAAAGGTTTTAGTACTTTAATTTCTGGATGTTTTTTCCCCAgtttgtttgtatgttgttGCAGACTTTTGGAGCATATTATACATGATGACTCAGAATTTTGCATTGCTAGGCTTTTTGCCCCCTGTATGCCTGTAGAAAGCACTCTGCATTCATCAACTTGAGTACCTACTATGGGCTCTCTTGCTGGTAACAACAAATATTTGCAAAACTACTTTCATGTTCTACAGAAAGTATTAAGTTAAAGTTGCAAAAGAAATGTTGTGATCttttataattaaattttatGTTGCAGTAATCACTTTGGTCATCATTATAAGTATTATATTcagccatttatttattataactaGGTGCATTATTTTGGTCATGGTGCAGTAGGTACTGCCTGGAAATACtgtacacaaactcacacagttACTTATTGACTTACAACTAGAGGCAATGTAGAATATCCAATtctttttgcatgttttggaaggTGAAAGGAAACCAATTTGGAAAtgaaaagaacatgcaaaacctaTCACAAATGGAAATCAAAGGCGAGCACCAAAACCAGGTACCACCTTTACCAATTGCGTCACTCTGCAGTAATCCTATGAACAAAAGCAAGTAAAACTTGTAGCATGCTGTTGAGAGCCCTGGACTAAATAAATGCCCATAAAATCTCAGTCCATTTCAAGAAACAGTTCAAAAGACCCTACAAGAGTAATTGTAGAGACGCATGACGTAGTAAAAGGTTATACAGTTCACAATAGGCCAATCAAACTACAATTGGAGcaaattttgttatttattgctACTTTCCCCAGGAGTGGGCATCCATTCAAAAAGTTCCTTTCAAAAAAACAGCATGCAATGCTGAAGGAGAGGGAGATAAAGCCGAAGAAAATAGCTGTAAAGTATGGTGGAGAAAAAAGCATGGCGTGTGTCTATTTGACAGCAATTCTTCTAGAACAGTCCTCTAGAAATGTCACATTTCTCTAAAAATTCGGGTGATCACAAAAGCTTGAAGCTTCAAGTATTTCTTGCAAGTGTATGTTAGtctaaatgtatttactttcattaattcattaatccCAAAAACTTTAATAGAGACATTACTTGCATTAATCAGTACTATACGtgatgtacaccgatcaaccataacattaaaaccacctctttgtttttacactcactgttcattttatcagctccacttgccatatagaagcactttgtacttatacaattactgactgtagtccatctgtttctctgcatgctttgttagccccctttcatgctgttcttcaatggtcaggaccaccacaggaccaccacagagcaggtattatttgggtggtggatcgttctcagcactgcagtgacactgacatggtggtggtgtgttagtgtgtgttgtgctggtatgagtggatcagacacagcagcgctgctggagttttcaaacacctcattgtccctgctggactgagaatagtccaccaaccaaaaatatccagccaacagcgccccgtgggtagcgttctgtgaccactgatgaaggtctagaagatgaccaactcaaacagcagcaatagatgagcaatcgtctctgactttacatttacaaagtggaccaactaggtcggagtgtctaatagagtgggcagtgagtggacatggtatttaaaaactccagcagtgctgctgtgtctgatccacttttaccagcacaacagacactaacacaccaccaccatgtcagtgtcactgcagtgctgagaatgacccaccattcAGTAAAACTAGtcagtaaaactacaaagtgctttaatatggtaagtggagctgataaaatggacagtgagtgtagaaacaaggaggtggttttaatgttatggctgatcggtgaccaatctgaccatgagctggccaaacattccatttcaaaacctCCTCTTTGTGGCTGTATTTTCCACAAGATTGAAGATAGAGTGTTTGTGGAATTTTGTGCCCATCTAGTCATAAAGGCCCTTTTGTGGTTTCAATTAAGCTTAAAAGTGTTTAGTAGGGTCAAGGTCAGGGTtgtgtgcaggtcactggagatTGTGCACACTGACCTGGTCAAACCGTGTCTTTAAGGCACTTTCTTTGTGGATAGAAGCACATTTCCGAAGTGTTGTTACAAAGCTGGAAGCgtagcatttattttatataaagatttttcacacctgttagcaatgggtgtggctgaaacacttaaacttaataattagaaggggtgacTATATACTTTAAACCTTAAACCTTATAGTGTATGTTTTCCTTCATTCTAGAATGAAAAGAGAGACACATTTTTAGACAAGTCCTAACTTACTCTACTTTCCACTATCCTTTAATCCCCTTTCTAGACTGGCATACATAAAAACACAGGTGATAAAACAGTGTTTAGCCTTTGGTGTGCTTTGGGGCCCTCTGGCCTCCCAGCTATTACAGTATGAATAGCAAATAGATTTCTAAATACAAGACCACAATAGAATGCAAGCAAGAAGATATCTGcttagcatttttaaaaagctaTGTTTCGTACCAATTGTGGGATGGAGAAGACACGTGGCAAAGCCTACTGTTAAGCATTTGTCATTCTTGTTCTAGTTATTCTGCCTTTTTTCTAACATGGTGCCATGAGTACGTTTACAGATCAACCTGACGCAATCCCAAAGGTCATGCTATTATGTCTGCTGGTGTAAACATACTTAAAGCTGTATATACTGCGTCACCAGTGTGTTATCAGTGTGTTCAGCTGGAAAGTCATTCCTGTTGACGAAAAGACTGTGGATTAACGAGCGATTAAATAGCACATGGTCACATCTCATGCAAACAAACAATGACATCACCCTATTCTCCACGATGGCACGACTCTCTTTGCCTAAGGCCAGCTCCACTGCTCTCCTGCTGAATTCCGGGATGCCAAGTGGAGGCGGGTACTCCGGGTTAAGGGTTGGGTCAGTTTCAAGCTGCTGCTTGATCTTCAGGATGAGAGGGAGCATCGTGGACTGACCTTCCTCACCCACGTATTCTGAATAGAGATAAAAGTGCACATATGTTAGAAGGCAACGTTGTTCTGATGCATTTGGGGCTATGAATCTAAATGTTACTGATGTGTACACGACAGATTTAAGTAAAAATGACacacctgttttttttattacaaatcagaACTTTGGGACATTGGAAATGTGCACATATGCATGTCAAATTCACCTATAAATGATAATTCAACTACTGAAAGGCTTACAAATGCATTCTTCATTACTGTGAGGGGTGCAAAGGAATGGTTGGAGAAAGAaaagcaacagaaaaaaaataatactttaAAATCCCCATCCTCACTTACTGCATGAAATTACCATATTAAATATTTAGACggcttttttatattaaaatattaaactttTGTCAAAAAGGTAGAAAAGAGATTTTGatataataaaagtaatgcatAATATTTAAG is part of the Trichomycterus rosablanca isolate fTriRos1 chromosome 7, fTriRos1.hap1, whole genome shotgun sequence genome and harbors:
- the got1l1 gene encoding putative aspartate aminotransferase, cytoplasmic 2; translated protein: MLPLILKIKQQLETDPTLNPEYPPPLGIPEFSRRAVELALGKESRAIVENRVLGVQTVGISGALRLGAELIRNCYCLNSSWPGSVFLPSPCDESLPAIFKAAGIGDVQHYRYWNNINRCVCIKEMEEDLDKAPDQSLVVLSASGHFPTGADLLQEEWKRVTEVMVRRRLLPFFLLPAQGLCSRDMEQDSWILRYCVSLGMELLCAQSFSHNFSLYGERVAHLLFVLKENGSLLAVQSQAEKIVRTLWSRPPSGGARLVATVLSNPAHLVEWQGALRGAGERCMLMRERLRDKLRLLGSPGPWDHLIKSGGLYCCIGLTVEQVNFLLKRMHIYLLPEGCLNVSAINSDNLDYVAESIHLALTSQQ